A single window of Candoia aspera isolate rCanAsp1 chromosome 3, rCanAsp1.hap2, whole genome shotgun sequence DNA harbors:
- the PHGDH gene encoding D-3-phosphoglycerate dehydrogenase — protein MAPAAAAGVPTLTKVLISDSLDPCCKQILVAAGIQVLEKTNLSKEQLQTEIRDCDGLIVRSATKVTAEVINAAEKLQVIGRAGTGVDNVDVEAATRKGILVMNTPTGNSLSAAELTCGMIMSLARQIPQAAASMKNGKWDRKKFMGMELQGKTLGILGLGRIGREVAIRMQSFGMKTIGYDPIITPEESATFGVEQLPLEQIWPLCDFITVHTPLLPSTTGLLNDATFAQCRHGVQVINCARGGIVDEGALLRALQSGQCGGAALDVFTEEPPKDKALVNHPNVISCPHLGASTREAQSRCGREIAMQLVDLAQGRALVGTVNGQALSSAYASHTKPWIALARALGTVLGALSHQVNGGVQLVTQGSILQKSGSYLTPAVAMGLLQETAQKDVNLVNGLLLAQEAGLKITTTHIDGALGNDGQLQLTATNTPHMLVGSVQGTIPCLLELNGATFKHLVPLSGPLLFYKSKTSSVSLLPTIIGLLGKAKVELLSYHCSSTVSGQEWNVLSLSSPLPNLQELKPHVTEVVQMTL, from the exons ATGGCCCCGGCGGCAGCTGCAGGAGTGCCCACCCTGACTAAAGTGCTGATCAGCGACAGCCTGGACCCTTGCTGCAAGCAGATCCTGGTGGCGGCCGGAATCCAAGTCCTAGAGAAAACTAACCTCAGCAAGGAGCAGTTGCAGACCGAGATCAGG GACTGTGATGGGCTCATTGTACGCTCAGCAACCAAAGTGACTGCAGAGGTCATCAATGCAGCGGAGAAGTTGCAGGTCATTGGGAGAGCCGGCACTGGGGTTGACAATGTGGATGTGGAGGCTGCTACAAGGAAAGGAATCCTAGTCATGAA CACCCCCACTGGCAACAGCCTCAGTGCAGCAGAGCTGACATGTGGTATGATCATGAGTCTGGCCAG GCAAATTCCACAAGCTGCAGCTTCAATGAAGAATGGAAAATGGGATCGTAAAAAG TTTATGGGGATGGAACTTCAGGGGAAGACCCTGGGAATTCTAGGCCTTGGCAGGATTGGACGAGAGGTAGCCATCCGGATGCAGTCCTTTGGCATGAAG ACCATAGGCTATGACCCTATAATCACTCCTGAGGAGTCGGCTACCTTTGGTGTTGAACAGTTGCCATTGGAACAGATCTGGCCACTGTGTGACTTCATCACAGTGCACACCCCACTCCTGCCTTCCACCACAG GGCTTCTCAACGACGCTACATTTGCTCAGTGCCGCCATGGGGTCCAGGTGATCAACTGTGCCCGAGGAGGTATTGTGGATGAAGGTGCCCTTTTGCGGGCTCTCCAGTCTGGCCAATGTGGAGGAGCAGCCTTAGATGTTTTTACAGAG GAGCCACCCAAAGATAAAGCTTTGGTCAACCATCCCAATGTAATCAGCTGCCCCCACCTGGGTGCCAGTACCAGAGAAGCTCAGAGCCGCTGTGGAAGGGAGATTGCCATGCAACTAGTAGACTTGGCCCAGGGCAGGGCACTGGTTGGCACT GTAAATGGGCAGGCTCTCAGCAGTGCATACGCATCCCATACCAAGCCATGGATTGCCCTGGCTAGAGCTTTGGGAACTGTGCTAGGTGCACTGAGCCACCAAGTGAATGGAGGAGTGCAGCTTGTCACCCAGG GCTCAATCTTGCAGAAGTCTGGCAGCTACTTGACTCCTGCAGTGGCAATGGGGCTCCTTCAAGAAACCGCACAGAAGGATGTGAACCTTGTGAATGGGCTGCTTCTGGCACAAGAGGCTGGGCTGAag ATCACCACCACTCACATTGACGGAGCACTGGGCAATGATGGACAACTGCAACTAACTGCAACCAATACCCCTCATATGCTTGTTGGCTCTGTGCAAGGTACCATTCCATGCCTGCTAGAACTCAATGGAGCAACCTTCAAGCATCTGGTTCCCCTCAGTGGCCCTCTGCTGTTCTACAAATCCAAGACCTCCAGTGTCAGTCTGTTACCAACAATTATTG